A region from the Halobacillus mangrovi genome encodes:
- the grpE gene encoding nucleotide exchange factor GrpE: protein MEENKQEGIVEEELDQNEAEQEPAEESNGELEQLRQEKEEINNRLLRLQADYDNFRRRTQKEKESDRKYRSQSLVEELVPVLDNFDRALQVEVDGEAAEKFAEGMKMVYQQFKAALDKEGVEEIPAVGEEFDPHLHQAIMQVEDENYDSNIVVEELQKGYRLKDRVIRPSMVKVNQ, encoded by the coding sequence GTGGAAGAGAACAAGCAAGAGGGAATCGTTGAAGAAGAACTTGATCAAAATGAAGCTGAACAAGAGCCAGCTGAAGAAAGTAATGGCGAACTCGAGCAGCTACGCCAAGAAAAAGAAGAAATCAACAATCGATTACTTCGGCTTCAAGCTGATTATGATAATTTCCGACGTCGTACCCAAAAGGAAAAGGAATCGGATCGGAAATATAGATCACAAAGCCTAGTTGAGGAACTAGTTCCAGTATTGGACAATTTCGACCGTGCTTTGCAAGTGGAAGTAGACGGAGAAGCTGCTGAAAAGTTTGCAGAAGGCATGAAAATGGTCTATCAGCAATTCAAAGCAGCACTTGATAAAGAAGGCGTAGAAGAAATTCCAGCCGTTGGGGAAGAATTTGATCCCCATTTGCACCAGGCGATCATGCAAGTAGAAGATGAAAACTACGATTCAAATATTGTGGTTGAAGAACTTCAAAAAGGGTATCGCTTAAAAGATAGGGTCATCCGCCCTTCTATGGTAAAAGTAAATCAATAA
- the dnaK gene encoding molecular chaperone DnaK, which translates to MGKIIGIDLGTTNSCVAVMEGGEAKVIPNPEGNRTTPSAVAFKNGERQVGEVAKRQAITNPNTILSIKRHMGTDYKVEVEGKEYTPQEVSAIILQYIKSYAEDYLGDTVDKAVITVPAYFNDAERQATKDAGKIAGLEVERIINEPTAAALAYGIDKEDQDQTILVYDLGGGTFDVSILDIGEGTFEVVSTAGDNRLGGDDFDQVIIDHMVAEFKKENGIDLSQDKMAKQRLKDAAEKAKKDLSGVAQTQISLPFITAGEAGPLHLEMNLTRAKFEELSADLIERSMKPTRQAMKDAGMSASDIHKVLLVGGSTRIPAVQEAIKKEVGKEPSKGVNPDEVVALGASIQGGVLQGDVKDVVLLDVTPLSLGIETMGGVTTKLIERNTTIPTSHSQVFSTAADNQTAVDIHVLQGERELAQDNKTLGRFQLTDIPPAPRGVPQIEVSFDIDANGIVNVRAKDMGTNKEQSITIKSSSGLSDEEVEEMVRQAEENAEEDKKKREAIELRNEADQLIFTTDKTIKDLGEQVSEEEKQKAETAKEELQTALEGEDLDAIKEKKEALQEQVQALSVKLYEQAQAQAEAEQGQEAGGSEEDVVDADYEEVNEDDKK; encoded by the coding sequence ATGGGTAAAATCATTGGTATTGACTTAGGTACAACAAACTCTTGTGTAGCAGTAATGGAAGGTGGAGAAGCGAAAGTAATTCCTAACCCGGAAGGAAACCGTACGACTCCATCAGCTGTTGCATTTAAGAACGGAGAGCGTCAAGTAGGTGAGGTTGCGAAGCGTCAAGCAATCACGAACCCAAACACGATTCTTTCCATCAAGCGTCATATGGGAACGGACTATAAGGTTGAAGTTGAAGGTAAAGAGTACACACCTCAAGAAGTTTCTGCGATCATCCTTCAGTACATTAAGAGCTATGCAGAAGACTATCTTGGTGACACAGTAGATAAAGCAGTTATTACAGTTCCTGCATACTTCAACGATGCGGAGCGTCAAGCTACGAAAGACGCTGGTAAAATTGCTGGTCTCGAAGTTGAGCGTATCATTAACGAGCCAACTGCAGCAGCTCTGGCTTACGGTATTGATAAAGAAGATCAAGACCAGACTATTCTTGTATATGACCTTGGTGGCGGTACGTTTGACGTATCCATCCTAGATATTGGTGAAGGTACTTTCGAAGTAGTATCAACAGCCGGAGATAACCGTCTAGGTGGTGACGATTTTGACCAAGTCATTATCGACCACATGGTTGCAGAATTCAAAAAAGAAAACGGCATCGATCTATCTCAAGATAAGATGGCAAAACAGCGTTTGAAAGATGCTGCTGAAAAAGCGAAGAAAGATCTTTCAGGTGTAGCACAAACACAGATTTCACTTCCATTTATTACAGCTGGAGAAGCTGGACCGCTTCACCTTGAAATGAACTTGACTCGTGCGAAATTCGAAGAGCTTTCTGCAGACTTGATTGAGCGCAGCATGAAGCCGACTCGTCAAGCAATGAAAGATGCTGGCATGAGCGCTAGCGATATTCATAAAGTTCTTCTAGTTGGTGGATCTACTCGTATCCCAGCTGTACAAGAAGCAATCAAAAAAGAAGTAGGAAAAGAACCATCTAAAGGGGTAAACCCTGATGAAGTTGTTGCACTTGGTGCCTCTATCCAAGGTGGCGTTCTTCAAGGTGACGTTAAAGATGTTGTCCTACTAGACGTTACTCCACTTTCTCTCGGAATTGAAACAATGGGTGGCGTTACAACGAAATTGATTGAACGAAATACAACGATTCCAACTAGTCACTCTCAAGTGTTCTCTACAGCTGCAGACAATCAAACAGCAGTAGACATCCACGTTCTTCAAGGTGAGCGTGAATTAGCCCAAGACAATAAGACACTAGGTCGTTTCCAATTAACGGACATTCCACCAGCACCACGTGGTGTGCCGCAAATCGAAGTATCCTTTGATATTGATGCGAATGGTATTGTAAATGTTCGTGCTAAAGACATGGGTACAAACAAAGAACAATCTATCACAATCAAGTCTTCTTCCGGCCTATCTGATGAAGAAGTAGAGGAAATGGTACGTCAGGCAGAAGAAAATGCTGAGGAAGACAAGAAGAAACGTGAAGCGATCGAACTTCGCAACGAAGCAGATCAGCTGATCTTCACAACTGATAAGACAATCAAAGATCTTGGCGAACAAGTCAGTGAAGAAGAGAAACAAAAAGCTGAAACTGCAAAAGAAGAGCTTCAAACAGCACTTGAAGGTGAAGACCTTGATGCCATAAAAGAGAAGAAAGAAGCCCTTCAAGAACAAGTGCAGGCTCTTTCTGTGAAACTTTATGAGCAGGCACAAGCCCAGGCTGAAGCCGAGCAAGGACAAGAAGCTGGCGGTTCTGAAGAAGATGTTGTCGACGCTGACTACGAAGAAGTCAACGAAGACGATAAGAAGTAA
- the dnaJ gene encoding molecular chaperone DnaJ, giving the protein MSKRDYYEVLGVSKDASKDEIKKAYRKLARKYHPDVSEEENASEKFKEAKEAYETLSDQQKRAQYDQFGHAGPNQGGFGGFGGAEDFGGFGDIFDMFFGGGGRRRDPNAPRKGADLQYTMTLQFEEAIFGKSTDIEIPVEEDCDTCDGSGAKPGTSPETCPHCQGSGQINQEQNTPFGRVVNRRVCHHCQGSGKIVKDKCNNCGGDGRVKSRKKIHLDIPAGIDDGQQIRVQGKGEDGVNGGPAGDLFVVIRVQPHEFFQREGDHIFCEIPLTFAQAALGDEIEVPTVHGKVKLKIPAGTQTGKTFRLKDKGAPNVHGRGQGDQHVRTKVITPKNLTDRQKDLLREFNDISGNEVTDEQHGNFFERMKRAFKGD; this is encoded by the coding sequence GTGAGTAAACGCGATTATTATGAGGTTCTTGGTGTTTCAAAAGATGCCTCAAAGGATGAAATAAAGAAAGCTTACCGAAAACTGGCGCGTAAATATCACCCAGACGTCAGTGAAGAAGAAAATGCCTCAGAAAAATTCAAAGAGGCTAAAGAGGCTTATGAAACGTTAAGTGATCAGCAAAAACGTGCGCAGTACGACCAATTTGGCCATGCGGGTCCAAATCAGGGAGGCTTTGGCGGTTTTGGTGGAGCAGAAGACTTCGGTGGCTTCGGGGATATTTTCGATATGTTCTTCGGAGGCGGCGGACGGAGACGCGATCCAAACGCTCCGCGTAAAGGTGCCGATCTTCAGTACACGATGACTCTTCAATTTGAAGAAGCAATTTTCGGTAAAAGTACAGATATTGAAATTCCGGTTGAAGAAGATTGTGATACGTGTGACGGCTCTGGTGCTAAACCAGGAACGTCACCGGAAACATGTCCGCACTGTCAAGGGAGCGGTCAAATCAATCAGGAACAGAACACGCCATTTGGCCGTGTAGTAAACCGTAGAGTTTGTCACCACTGTCAAGGCAGCGGTAAAATCGTTAAAGACAAATGTAACAATTGCGGAGGTGACGGACGCGTCAAGAGCCGCAAGAAGATTCATCTTGATATTCCTGCGGGTATTGATGATGGACAGCAAATCCGCGTCCAAGGAAAAGGAGAAGACGGTGTTAACGGCGGTCCAGCTGGTGATCTATTCGTGGTCATTCGCGTCCAGCCTCACGAATTTTTCCAGCGTGAAGGAGACCATATCTTCTGTGAAATTCCGTTGACTTTTGCTCAAGCGGCTCTGGGTGACGAGATCGAAGTCCCAACGGTCCATGGCAAAGTGAAGTTAAAAATTCCTGCTGGTACGCAGACAGGTAAAACATTCCGTTTGAAAGACAAGGGTGCTCCTAATGTTCATGGCCGAGGTCAAGGGGACCAGCACGTCAGAACAAAGGTAATTACACCGAAGAATTTAACGGATCGTCAGAAAGATCTATTACGTGAGTTTAATGATATCAGTGGAAATGAAGTAACTGACGAGCAACATGGAAATTTCTTTGAACGTATGAAACGTGCATTCAAAGGTGACTAA